One genomic region from Aliarcobacter cryaerophilus ATCC 43158 encodes:
- the dxs gene encoding 1-deoxy-D-xylulose-5-phosphate synthase, which yields MEVKGKSLKELDELSSKIRERIIDVVSRKGGHFSSTLGAVELTIAMHYVFDVENDPFIFDVSHQCYPHKLLTSRWEEFETIRQFGGLSGFTKPNENKADYFVAGHSSTSISLAVGAAKAIKLKAENRVPVVMIGDGSMSAGMVYEALNELGDLKLPVVIILNDNEMSIAKPIGAISKYLSKLLAGKFYQSFKTSVDKFIRNNMPEGTTYLAKRVENSFKLITPGILFEEMGIDYIGPIDGHDIEEIIEVLEIAKSMNKPVIVHARTVKGKGYKIAEGQHEHWHGVGPFNIEDGEFIKKSAEKSATSVFSDALLKLACKYENIVGVTAAMPSGTGMDKLIKEFPNRFWDVAIAEQHAITSMAAMAKEGFKPFITIYSTFLQRGFDQIIHDVCIMNLPVVFAMDRAGIVGNDGETHQGAFDISFLRFIPNMVLFAPRDNETLEYSLDFAYSLNSPCAIRYPRGAFSKLDFQSSKFELGKSELLKNGTSNKLFIGYGSGVGKAIEVEKLHNEDIAILDLRFVKPLDIDTLINLSKKYDSWYIFSDSSKQGGVLSAILEALSENSVTNISLKSFEYDDNFIEHGDTKKVEESLQLLPKQLVNLI from the coding sequence ATGGAAGTAAAAGGAAAATCATTAAAAGAGTTAGATGAGTTATCTTCTAAAATACGAGAGCGAATTATTGATGTTGTTTCAAGAAAAGGTGGACATTTTTCTTCAACTTTAGGGGCAGTTGAATTAACTATTGCAATGCATTATGTTTTTGATGTAGAAAATGATCCATTTATTTTTGATGTTTCCCATCAATGTTACCCGCATAAACTTCTTACTTCAAGATGGGAAGAGTTTGAAACGATTAGACAATTTGGTGGTTTAAGTGGTTTTACAAAACCAAATGAAAATAAAGCTGATTATTTCGTAGCAGGTCATAGTTCAACTTCAATTTCTCTAGCTGTTGGAGCTGCTAAAGCTATAAAATTAAAAGCTGAAAATAGAGTTCCTGTTGTTATGATAGGTGATGGTTCTATGAGTGCTGGGATGGTATATGAAGCACTAAATGAGCTAGGAGATTTAAAACTTCCAGTTGTAATAATTTTAAATGACAACGAAATGAGTATAGCAAAACCAATAGGTGCGATATCAAAATATCTATCAAAACTTTTAGCTGGAAAATTTTATCAAAGTTTTAAAACAAGTGTTGATAAATTCATACGTAACAATATGCCAGAAGGAACAACATATCTAGCAAAAAGAGTTGAAAACTCTTTTAAATTAATAACTCCTGGAATTTTATTTGAAGAGATGGGAATCGATTATATTGGTCCTATTGATGGACATGATATTGAGGAAATTATTGAAGTTTTAGAAATTGCAAAATCTATGAATAAACCAGTAATTGTTCATGCAAGAACAGTAAAAGGTAAAGGATATAAAATTGCAGAAGGACAACATGAACATTGGCATGGAGTTGGACCTTTTAATATTGAAGATGGTGAATTTATAAAAAAAAGTGCAGAAAAAAGTGCTACATCAGTTTTTTCAGATGCACTACTTAAGCTAGCTTGTAAATATGAAAATATTGTTGGTGTAACTGCTGCAATGCCAAGTGGAACTGGAATGGATAAATTAATAAAAGAATTTCCAAATAGATTTTGGGATGTAGCAATTGCTGAACAACATGCAATTACTTCAATGGCTGCTATGGCAAAAGAAGGGTTTAAACCGTTTATTACAATATACTCTACATTTTTACAAAGAGGTTTTGATCAAATTATTCACGATGTTTGTATTATGAATCTGCCTGTTGTGTTTGCTATGGATAGAGCTGGAATTGTTGGAAATGATGGTGAAACTCATCAAGGAGCTTTTGATATTAGTTTTTTAAGATTTATTCCAAATATGGTTTTATTTGCTCCTAGAGACAACGAAACATTAGAATATTCTTTAGATTTTGCATACTCTTTAAATAGTCCATGTGCTATTAGATATCCAAGAGGCGCATTTTCTAAACTTGATTTTCAATCTTCTAAATTTGAATTAGGAAAGTCAGAATTACTTAAAAATGGTACTTCAAATAAACTTTTTATTGGATATGGAAGTGGTGTAGGAAAGGCAATTGAAGTCGAAAAATTACATAATGAAGATATTGCTATTTTAGATTTAAGATTTGTAAAACCCCTAGATATTGATACTTTAATAAATTTATCAAAAAAATACGACTCTTGGTATATTTTTAGTGACTCAAGCAAACAAGGCGGTGTTTTAAGTGCTATATTAGAGGCATTAAGTGAAAATAGTGTTACAAATATATCTTTAAAATCTTTCGAATATGATGACAATTTTATAGAACATGGTGACACAAAAAAAGTTGAAGAGTCATTGCAACTTTTACCAAAACAACTCGTAAATCTAATTTAA
- a CDS encoding NlpC/P60 family protein, whose translation MRIRTSLLTIVLFSFIFSGCATTSTSQNNLSTPDNKYSYDGKLNQDQKHLKNHNFIDDITYSKYMSKRDMAINNELFSFYNEWKGTKYRMGGYTKKGIDCSGFVQKAILEKFDLKLPRDSRSQSLVGTTIKKSELQMGDLVFFHTGKTKHVGIYIENGEFMHASTKIGVTISKIDDDYFRNRYWKATRVLK comes from the coding sequence ATGAGAATAAGGACTAGTTTACTTACAATTGTTTTATTTAGTTTCATTTTCTCTGGTTGTGCAACAACCTCTACAAGTCAAAATAACCTCTCTACTCCAGATAATAAATATTCATACGATGGTAAGTTAAATCAAGACCAAAAGCATTTAAAAAATCATAATTTTATAGATGATATTACATATTCAAAGTATATGTCAAAAAGAGATATGGCTATAAATAATGAGTTATTTAGTTTTTATAATGAGTGGAAAGGTACAAAATATAGAATGGGTGGATACACAAAAAAAGGGATAGATTGCTCTGGATTTGTGCAAAAAGCTATTTTAGAAAAGTTTGATTTAAAACTTCCTAGAGATAGTAGATCTCAATCACTTGTTGGAACAACGATTAAAAAGAGTGAATTGCAAATGGGTGATTTAGTATTTTTTCACACAGGAAAAACAAAGCATGTAGGTATTTATATAGAAAACGGTGAGTTTATGCATGCTTCTACAAAAATTGGAGTTACAATCTCTAAAATTGATGATGACTATTTTAGAAATAGATATTGGAAAGCTACAAGAGTTTTAAAATAG
- a CDS encoding tellurium resistance protein TerC — MLYFSRFGGVFIFLSFIFSIYSYFFDNKLKMISVVFIWLASLILFFTIKSKKLILTLLFFTLISFLYSYFNNFYIDIEKSFSVNLYLLTLLISVGFLKLITTPKKDKEELPSGKISFIKTYLGVHLFGSIINLSALLLVADKMYKKSNLSPLQIIVLTRSFASDAYWSPFFVAFAAALTYAPNLNTFSIISFGTIIALIAFFITYLEVIKSKFDLASFYGYPLSLQTLYLPLILAFFVLLTHYFYQDFKIILLISSFAFLLTIFILPIKKGLKNSLKILKFHIIDELPKMKSEISLFLVAGLFGIMAGSVLLGLQFTLPFEVFDYKVASITLLIFIILAFVGIHPIISISILGDFFVNANHTLLAMTFLMAWATTVSTSPISGLNLTMSARYNCNPKEIFKLNIFYALKMYLVCVILLFIMSNILGI; from the coding sequence ATGCTTTATTTTTCAAGATTTGGTGGAGTTTTTATATTCTTGAGTTTTATTTTCTCAATTTATTCATATTTTTTTGATAATAAGTTAAAAATGATTTCAGTTGTTTTTATTTGGCTTGCTTCTTTAATACTATTTTTTACAATAAAGTCAAAAAAACTTATATTAACTCTACTATTTTTTACACTTATCTCATTTTTATATAGCTATTTTAATAATTTTTATATAGACATTGAAAAATCATTTAGTGTAAATTTGTATCTCTTAACTCTTTTAATTAGTGTTGGCTTTTTAAAGCTAATAACTACCCCTAAAAAAGACAAAGAAGAGTTACCTAGTGGTAAAATATCTTTTATTAAGACTTATTTAGGAGTTCATCTATTTGGTTCTATTATAAATCTATCTGCACTACTTTTAGTTGCTGATAAAATGTATAAAAAATCAAATTTATCACCTTTACAAATTATTGTTTTAACTAGATCTTTTGCAAGTGATGCTTACTGGTCACCTTTTTTTGTTGCTTTTGCAGCAGCTTTAACATATGCTCCAAATCTAAATACCTTTTCAATAATCTCTTTTGGAACAATTATAGCTTTAATAGCATTTTTTATTACATATCTTGAAGTAATAAAAAGTAAATTTGATTTAGCTAGTTTTTATGGTTATCCTCTATCTTTACAAACATTATATCTACCTCTTATATTAGCTTTTTTTGTTCTACTAACTCACTATTTTTATCAAGACTTTAAAATAATATTATTAATATCCTCTTTTGCATTTTTACTTACAATATTTATTTTACCAATAAAAAAAGGTTTAAAAAATAGTCTTAAGATTTTAAAATTTCATATTATAGATGAATTACCAAAAATGAAAAGCGAAATATCTCTTTTTTTAGTTGCAGGACTATTTGGAATAATGGCAGGTAGTGTACTTTTAGGACTTCAGTTCACCCTACCATTTGAAGTTTTTGATTATAAAGTTGCATCAATTACTCTTTTAATATTCATTATCTTAGCTTTTGTTGGAATTCATCCAATTATCTCTATATCAATTTTAGGAGATTTTTTTGTCAACGCAAATCACACACTACTTGCTATGACATTTTTGATGGCTTGGGCAACAACAGTATCAACTTCTCCAATATCTGGATTAAATCTTACAATGAGTGCTAGATATAATTGTAATCCCAAAGAGATATTCAAATTAAATATATTTTATGCCTTAAAAATGTATCTAGTTTGTGTGATTTTACTTTTTATTATGTCTAATATTTTGGGGATTTAA
- the pheA gene encoding chorismate mutase, producing MSNEDGLLELREQLDNIDNKLLDLLNERMQLVHKVGTLKAKSGGAIYRPDREKSIIDRLEKINQEKDGLLNRSAIEALFLEIFAISRNIELPENIGYLGPQGSFTHQAAEARFGAMSSYVSISSIKGIFKELQSKKIKFGVVPIENSSNGIVNDTINGFTNFNSKIVAEVILNIHHTLATTCDKIADIKKIYSKDIAFDQCRKFLTNFGLDEVELIPVESTTKAAKLAANEPNSAAICAHVAAKLYNLPILFENIEDKDNNKTRFFILSDFENSPSGNDKTSILVNLPDEQGGLVRFLNDFNNEGINLTKIKSHIVEGNSIFFIDFDGHKDDANVKKVLEKHKSSIKILGSYVKEIKDI from the coding sequence ATGTCAAATGAAGATGGATTATTAGAGCTAAGAGAACAACTGGATAATATAGACAATAAGCTTCTTGACCTTTTAAATGAAAGAATGCAATTAGTTCATAAAGTTGGAACTTTAAAAGCAAAAAGTGGCGGAGCTATTTATCGACCTGATAGAGAAAAATCTATTATTGATAGACTTGAAAAAATCAATCAAGAAAAAGATGGTCTTTTAAATAGAAGTGCTATAGAAGCTCTTTTTTTAGAAATATTTGCAATATCAAGAAATATAGAATTACCTGAGAATATTGGATATTTAGGTCCTCAAGGAAGCTTCACTCATCAAGCTGCAGAAGCTAGATTTGGAGCTATGAGTTCTTATGTTTCAATTAGTTCTATAAAAGGTATTTTCAAAGAGTTACAATCTAAAAAAATAAAATTTGGAGTTGTTCCAATAGAAAACTCTTCAAATGGTATAGTAAACGATACAATAAATGGTTTTACAAATTTTAACTCAAAAATAGTTGCTGAAGTTATATTAAATATTCATCATACATTAGCTACAACTTGTGATAAAATTGCCGATATTAAAAAAATATATTCAAAAGATATAGCATTTGATCAGTGTAGAAAGTTTTTAACAAATTTTGGACTTGATGAAGTTGAACTTATTCCTGTAGAATCAACAACAAAAGCTGCAAAACTAGCAGCAAATGAACCAAATAGTGCAGCAATTTGTGCACATGTTGCTGCAAAATTGTATAATCTTCCAATCTTATTTGAAAATATAGAAGATAAAGACAACAATAAAACAAGATTTTTTATCTTAAGTGATTTTGAAAATAGTCCAAGTGGAAATGATAAAACTTCGATTTTAGTAAATCTTCCTGATGAACAAGGTGGATTAGTAAGATTTTTAAATGATTTCAATAATGAAGGAATAAACTTAACAAAAATAAAATCACATATAGTTGAAGGAAACTCTATATTTTTTATAGATTTTGATGGACACAAAGATGATGCAAATGTTAAAAAAGTTCTTGAAAAACATAAATCTAGTATTAAAATTTTAGGCTCTTACGTAAAAGAGATAAAAGATATTTAA
- a CDS encoding anion permease, producing MSSRTIKLLAPVLVVLVMWFIPAPEGLSQNAWHFLAIFLAVVIGLILEPVPAALVGFTGISVVAILGLIGNSKESVNWALSGFSNSVIWLIFAAFMFAAGYKKTGLGRRVSLIMVKYMGKSTLGLGYAVAFSDLVLAPFMPSNTARSGGSIYPVAINIPQIFNSLPDNEPRKIGSYISWVAIASTCVTSSMFLTALAPNLLAVDLIAKGTGHAITWMEWAKIMIPLMVPLFLLTPWLTYVIYPPTQKKSPEAPKWAAEELKKLGNITFKEYLMAGLATVALVFWIFGKELGVDSTITAISIVSIMILSGIITWDDLLSDKAAFNVFIWFATLVALADGLKKVGILDFIGKNSQAMLSDLSLTSLIIALILLFYVLHYFFASTTAHVTALVPLFMVIASTFIPAEQLLTFTILLAGSLGVMGIITPYGCGPSPIWYGAGYISQGKWWALGAIFGTIYLIPIIIGVFIFI from the coding sequence ATGTCTTCACGAACTATAAAACTGCTAGCTCCAGTGCTAGTAGTATTGGTTATGTGGTTTATTCCAGCACCAGAGGGCTTATCGCAAAATGCTTGGCATTTTTTAGCAATATTTTTAGCAGTTGTAATTGGTCTTATTCTTGAACCTGTTCCTGCCGCTCTTGTAGGATTTACTGGTATTTCAGTAGTAGCTATTTTAGGATTAATTGGAAATTCTAAAGAGAGTGTAAACTGGGCATTAAGTGGTTTTTCAAATAGTGTTATTTGGCTAATTTTTGCTGCATTTATGTTTGCTGCTGGTTACAAAAAAACAGGTCTTGGAAGAAGAGTATCTTTGATTATGGTTAAATATATGGGAAAAAGTACTCTAGGCTTAGGTTATGCAGTTGCATTTTCTGATTTAGTTTTAGCTCCATTTATGCCATCAAATACTGCAAGAAGTGGAGGAAGTATCTATCCTGTAGCTATTAATATTCCACAAATTTTCAACTCTCTTCCAGATAATGAGCCAAGAAAAATAGGTTCATACATCTCTTGGGTTGCAATAGCATCAACATGTGTAACAAGTTCTATGTTTTTAACTGCACTTGCACCAAACTTACTAGCTGTTGATTTAATTGCAAAAGGTACAGGTCATGCTATAACTTGGATGGAGTGGGCAAAAATTATGATACCACTAATGGTTCCTTTGTTTCTTTTAACTCCATGGCTAACTTATGTAATATATCCACCTACACAAAAAAAATCTCCAGAAGCTCCAAAATGGGCTGCTGAAGAGTTAAAAAAACTTGGAAATATTACATTTAAAGAGTACTTGATGGCAGGGCTTGCAACGGTAGCTTTAGTTTTTTGGATATTTGGAAAAGAACTCGGAGTTGATTCAACAATAACTGCAATTAGCATTGTTTCTATAATGATCTTATCAGGTATTATTACTTGGGATGATTTACTTTCTGATAAAGCTGCATTTAATGTATTTATCTGGTTTGCTACATTAGTTGCTTTAGCTGATGGATTAAAAAAAGTTGGTATTTTAGATTTTATAGGTAAAAATTCACAAGCAATGCTTTCAGATTTAAGTCTAACATCACTTATAATAGCTTTAATACTATTGTTTTATGTTTTACATTACTTTTTTGCTAGTACAACAGCTCATGTTACTGCATTAGTTCCATTGTTTATGGTTATTGCTTCTACATTTATACCTGCTGAACAATTATTAACATTTACTATTCTTTTAGCTGGTAGTTTAGGTGTTATGGGAATTATTACTCCTTACGGTTGTGGTCCTTCTCCTATTTGGTATGGAGCTGGATATATATCACAAGGAAAATGGTGGGCACTAGGAGCAATTTTTGGTACTATTTATCTTATTCCTATAATTATTGGTGTATTTATATTTATATAA
- the maf gene encoding septum formation inhibitor Maf: protein MIRLGSNSSTRAKILEAFNIEFVQNGGNFDEDSINTTNPKEFCFLATKGKFDELYSKFGVEEMPLLVADSVVTCQEKLLRKPKDYDDAKLMLELQSGNKTSVISCMIYKSKNLELIDISITTYDFMEFNKKDMEDYLNSKECFGKAGAIMVEGFCKPYIKSVKGLESTAMGLSIEKLIPFLNSNTFK, encoded by the coding sequence TTGATACGATTAGGTTCAAACTCTTCTACAAGAGCTAAAATTTTAGAGGCTTTTAATATAGAATTTGTGCAAAATGGTGGAAACTTTGATGAAGATAGCATAAATACTACAAACCCAAAAGAGTTTTGTTTTTTAGCTACAAAAGGTAAATTTGATGAGCTTTATTCTAAATTTGGAGTAGAAGAGATGCCTTTGCTTGTTGCTGATAGTGTTGTAACATGTCAAGAAAAACTTCTTCGAAAACCAAAAGATTATGATGATGCTAAATTAATGTTAGAGCTTCAAAGTGGAAACAAAACAAGTGTAATTTCTTGTATGATTTATAAAAGTAAAAATTTAGAGTTAATTGATATATCTATTACAACTTATGATTTTATGGAATTTAATAAAAAAGATATGGAAGATTATCTAAATAGCAAAGAGTGTTTTGGAAAAGCAGGAGCTATTATGGTTGAAGGCTTTTGTAAACCCTATATAAAAAGTGTAAAAGGTTTGGAAAGTACAGCCATGGGGCTTAGTATAGAAAAATTAATTCCATTTTTAAATTCAAATACTTTTAAATAG
- the hisC gene encoding histidinol-phosphate transaminase, with protein sequence MKFNKVLKNLSTYEAGKPIELVVREYGIDPKEVVKLASNENPYGTNPKVVTKIKNLVKNMHLYPDDSMFELKEALANKFKLESKNVIIGSGSDQILEFAIHAKCKKKSKVLMAKTTFAMYEIYAKQVGAEIIKTESSQHNLKEFSNLYKKYGADIIFLCIPNNPLGECLDKKDIYEFLETIDKNTLVIVDGAYQEYASFKDEKKRICPKDLIEKFPNAIYLGTFSKAYALGGMRVGYGLAQEDIISTFYKIRAPFNITTLSLAAAIEALKDEEFVQDCIEKNFIEMKRYEKYCQDNGFEYIPSYTNFITILLKNFISKNVAQKLLEKGMIVRDLTGYGLNAIRITIGTNEQNTKLFKLLDEVLEELK encoded by the coding sequence ATGAAATTTAATAAAGTATTAAAAAATTTATCAACTTATGAAGCTGGAAAACCAATAGAATTAGTTGTAAGAGAGTATGGAATAGACCCAAAAGAGGTTGTAAAACTAGCTTCTAATGAGAATCCATATGGTACTAATCCAAAAGTTGTAACTAAAATAAAAAATTTAGTAAAAAATATGCACCTATATCCTGATGACTCTATGTTTGAATTAAAAGAAGCTTTAGCAAATAAATTTAAACTTGAGAGTAAAAATGTAATTATTGGTTCTGGAAGTGATCAAATTTTGGAGTTTGCAATTCATGCAAAATGCAAAAAAAAGTCAAAAGTTTTAATGGCAAAAACAACTTTTGCTATGTATGAAATTTATGCAAAACAAGTTGGAGCTGAAATTATCAAAACAGAATCATCTCAACACAACCTTAAAGAGTTTAGTAATCTTTATAAAAAATATGGAGCTGATATTATTTTCTTATGTATCCCAAATAATCCACTTGGAGAGTGTTTGGATAAAAAAGATATTTATGAATTTTTAGAAACTATTGATAAAAATACTTTAGTTATAGTTGATGGCGCTTATCAAGAGTATGCAAGCTTTAAAGATGAGAAAAAAAGAATTTGTCCAAAAGATTTAATAGAAAAATTTCCAAATGCAATATATTTAGGAACTTTTTCAAAAGCTTATGCTCTTGGAGGAATGAGAGTTGGTTATGGTTTGGCGCAAGAGGATATTATTTCAACTTTTTATAAAATCAGAGCTCCTTTTAATATAACAACTTTAAGTTTAGCAGCTGCTATTGAAGCTTTAAAAGATGAGGAGTTTGTACAAGATTGTATAGAAAAAAACTTTATTGAGATGAAAAGATATGAAAAGTATTGTCAAGATAACGGTTTTGAATATATTCCTTCATATACAAATTTTATTACAATTTTATTGAAAAATTTTATATCAAAAAATGTAGCTCAAAAACTTTTAGAAAAAGGTATGATTGTTCGAGATTTAACTGGTTATGGATTAAACGCAATTAGAATAACTATTGGAACAAATGAACAAAATACAAAACTATTTAAACTTTTGGATGAAGTTTTAGAAGAGTTAAAATAG
- a CDS encoding cytochrome-c peroxidase, translated as MKLQISLALLLGASTLFANESLITKAKNSGLEAIPSNKQVLMKLINDPKDPITDSKVELGKKLYFDPRLSRSNLISCNTCHNLALGGADAVPAAIGHGWTANPHHLNSPTVYNSVFFKAQFWDGRSPHLADQAAGPIQAGPEMAAPPALVVERINSIPAYVEEFKKAYGKDVKVDFDKITGAIATFERTLVTPSRFDKFLSGDTKALTKEEQEGLTTFLNKGCTACHTGIALGGTMQPFQVANKYKFITVGDFKGDENGMVKTPTLRNITETAPYFHNGQIWSLADAVKEMGSVQLGIDISDNDAAKIVTFLKALKGTKPTITYPQLPESTNSTPKPSFD; from the coding sequence ATGAAACTACAAATTTCTTTAGCACTACTTTTGGGTGCAAGTACACTTTTTGCAAATGAATCTTTGATTACAAAAGCAAAAAATTCAGGTTTGGAAGCTATTCCTTCAAATAAACAAGTTTTAATGAAACTAATCAATGATCCAAAAGATCCAATTACAGATTCAAAAGTTGAGCTTGGTAAAAAGCTATATTTTGATCCAAGACTTTCAAGAAGTAATCTTATTTCATGTAACACTTGTCATAATTTAGCTCTTGGTGGAGCAGATGCAGTTCCAGCAGCTATCGGTCATGGTTGGACAGCAAACCCACACCATTTAAACTCTCCAACAGTTTATAACTCAGTATTTTTTAAAGCACAGTTTTGGGATGGAAGAAGTCCTCATTTAGCTGATCAAGCTGCTGGTCCTATTCAAGCAGGTCCAGAAATGGCTGCACCTCCAGCACTTGTTGTTGAAAGAATTAACTCAATCCCAGCTTATGTTGAAGAGTTTAAAAAAGCATATGGTAAAGATGTAAAAGTTGATTTTGATAAAATCACAGGTGCAATTGCTACATTTGAAAGAACTTTAGTTACTCCATCAAGATTTGATAAATTCTTAAGTGGTGATACTAAAGCTTTAACAAAAGAAGAACAAGAGGGTTTAACTACATTTTTAAACAAAGGTTGTACAGCTTGTCACACAGGAATTGCTCTTGGTGGTACAATGCAACCATTTCAAGTTGCTAACAAATATAAATTTATAACTGTTGGTGATTTTAAAGGTGATGAAAATGGTATGGTTAAAACACCTACTCTTAGAAATATTACTGAAACTGCTCCATATTTCCACAATGGACAAATTTGGTCACTAGCAGATGCAGTAAAAGAGATGGGTTCTGTACAGTTGGGAATTGATATATCAGATAATGATGCGGCTAAAATTGTAACATTTTTAAAAGCACTAAAAGGTACTAAACCAACTATTACTTATCCACAACTTCCAGAATCAACAAATTCTACACCAAAACCATCATTTGATTAA
- a CDS encoding MFS transporter, whose amino-acid sequence MKSNLLIIIYGLIVTMSVMYATQPLQPLLASKFNISIIEASQFTAVILFFLAVAPIIYGYILEKVNAKKMLINASIVLLITNILLGLSQNYELFLFFRVCEALVIPAILTSLMSILANIDKENIKFNMSIYVAGTVFGGLIGRLFSGFIATTLSYEYVFYSLSFAIFLSIILIKKLNFNGEATIIKPKIIDIVNILKDKRFVVIYFVMFFVFFVFSGVLNVLPFRAKELSSNFSEFQIALLYLGYGMGILVSLTSKKIVSFFKGEINTIFIAIIFYIFSIIFLINENISYLFLFLFLVCIGMFTTHTVSTQLANSMKNSQKSLTSGMYLTFYYLGGASGSIIPSYIYKAFGWNIMLTFFVFLIIIVALVVFFNRKLFKSI is encoded by the coding sequence TTGAAAAGTAATTTGCTAATTATTATTTATGGTCTTATTGTTACAATGTCTGTTATGTATGCAACACAACCTCTACAACCACTTCTTGCATCAAAATTTAATATCTCTATTATAGAAGCTTCACAATTTACAGCGGTTATTCTATTTTTTCTCGCAGTTGCACCAATAATTTATGGATATATTTTAGAAAAAGTAAATGCAAAGAAAATGTTAATAAATGCTTCAATAGTTCTACTTATTACAAATATTTTATTAGGATTATCTCAAAATTATGAACTCTTTTTATTTTTTAGAGTTTGTGAAGCCTTAGTAATTCCAGCTATTTTGACATCTTTGATGAGTATTTTGGCAAATATAGATAAAGAAAATATAAAATTTAATATGTCTATTTATGTTGCAGGAACTGTTTTTGGTGGACTTATAGGAAGACTATTTTCTGGATTTATAGCAACAACTCTATCATATGAATATGTTTTTTACTCTTTATCTTTTGCTATATTTTTATCTATTATTTTAATTAAAAAATTAAACTTCAATGGTGAAGCAACAATCATCAAACCAAAAATTATAGATATTGTAAATATATTAAAAGATAAAAGATTTGTAGTAATTTATTTTGTAATGTTTTTTGTATTTTTTGTATTTTCTGGGGTTCTAAATGTTTTGCCTTTTCGTGCAAAAGAATTATCATCCAACTTTTCGGAGTTTCAAATTGCTCTTTTGTATTTGGGATATGGTATGGGAATTTTGGTATCTCTTACATCAAAAAAAATTGTATCATTTTTCAAAGGAGAGATAAATACAATATTTATTGCTATTATTTTTTATATTTTTTCAATTATTTTTTTAATAAATGAAAATATTTCATATCTATTCTTATTTTTATTTTTAGTTTGTATAGGAATGTTTACAACTCATACTGTTAGTACTCAACTTGCAAATTCAATGAAAAATTCACAAAAATCACTAACTTCTGGAATGTATCTTACTTTTTACTATTTAGGAGGAGCAAGTGGTTCAATTATTCCTTCGTATATTTACAAAGCCTTTGGGTGGAATATTATGCTTACTTTTTTTGTATTTTTAATTATTATTGTAGCTTTAGTTGTTTTTTTTAATAGAAAACTATTTAAAAGTATTTGA
- a CDS encoding GDSL-type esterase/lipase family protein has product MKNKLLITFFIGMFFVVCSANEVVKSEEWKIQNDPYYKHKVSQFEMLKDINNIETMMLGDSITDEGEWSELWGMVVQNRGISGDTTFGVLDRLYTINPNIKRVFIMIGVNDIMRGSSEDLVFENYKMIIKFFQEKNIDVVIQATLYIGESRKQNFNQKIEKLNQKLEEFAKINKIVFINLNPIFAPQKTLLKNFTKDDLHLNADAYKLWIETLKKLKY; this is encoded by the coding sequence TTGAAAAATAAATTATTAATTACATTTTTTATAGGAATGTTTTTTGTTGTATGTAGTGCAAATGAAGTAGTAAAATCTGAAGAGTGGAAAATTCAAAATGATCCTTATTATAAACATAAAGTTAGTCAGTTTGAGATGTTAAAAGATATAAATAATATTGAAACTATGATGTTGGGTGATTCTATTACTGATGAGGGTGAATGGAGTGAACTTTGGGGAATGGTAGTTCAAAATAGAGGAATTAGTGGAGATACTACATTTGGAGTTTTAGATAGACTTTATACTATAAATCCAAACATAAAAAGAGTCTTTATAATGATTGGTGTAAATGATATTATGAGAGGCAGTAGTGAAGATCTAGTTTTTGAAAACTATAAAATGATTATAAAATTCTTTCAAGAAAAAAATATAGATGTTGTTATTCAAGCTACATTATATATAGGAGAGAGTAGAAAACAAAATTTTAATCAAAAAATTGAAAAGCTAAATCAAAAATTAGAAGAGTTTGCAAAAATCAATAAAATTGTTTTTATAAATTTAAATCCAATTTTTGCACCACAAAAAACTCTTTTAAAGAATTTTACAAAAGATGATTTACATTTAAATGCAGATGCTTATAAATTATGGATAGAAACTTTAAAAAAGCTTAAATATTAA